A single window of Streptomyces aquilus DNA harbors:
- a CDS encoding STAS domain-containing protein produces MFIRGDHVELVVGGRLDVRSAADARTVLHSAVDDGVGDLVLDLSELDSWDATGLGVIMGAHRRAGRCGRRLVLRDVPPQMQRLLVATRLHRILAIEGGIGVESLPRV; encoded by the coding sequence ATGTTCATCAGGGGCGACCACGTCGAGCTGGTCGTCGGGGGCCGCCTCGACGTCCGCAGCGCGGCGGACGCCCGTACGGTCCTGCACTCGGCCGTCGACGACGGAGTCGGCGATCTCGTGCTCGACCTGTCCGAGCTCGACTCCTGGGACGCCACCGGACTCGGGGTGATCATGGGGGCCCACCGTAGGGCCGGCCGCTGCGGCCGACGCCTGGTGCTGCGCGACGTACCGCCGCAGATGCAGCGCCTGCTGGTGGCCACCCGGCTGCACCGGATCCTGGCGATCGAGGGCGGCATCGGGGTGGAGTCGCTGCCCCGGGTGTGA
- a CDS encoding ATP-binding protein → MDPNTRGPEEYGHDDGGTSRSSEFESGGGGNPSRQRPPRDPLTPGLGQSPPALARTVQLVSGDHLLTVNPVDGSEIEACPPGERPGRPRKLSAAERAETDRAARPPAPSGPTPPRLPLLARQDERERLVRLLARGRSVRLTGPAGSGRTSLLDVVAEDCSDLAPDGVVRLSGFHRSADDLLHDLFYAVYDAPLHRPGHEDLLALVREIGAVVVLDDVEFGGAALDDLLEATPECAFLVAATPDVPAPSADSALEEVFLGGLDRAGGVELLERAVGRVLTEDEANWAGDLWFESEGLPLRFVQAGALLRQRDELRASADAFDEFGVFQGAQVDAPYETGDGDDVPLPSLAEGAAPAALLAGRLSESARDALRFAVALGGEVPHQAHLPALVGDTHADAALGELLSCALITPVGSRYRLAAGVRTQLENAGYGDDTEDRALAAARHYAWWAGHPSVTPERVCAEADAVLAALTVLVPVAEPSDEDEENVTVQLARTAAPAFAAGLHWSAWERTLRFGAEAARVTGEVGEQAYFHHELGILALCADQLDRARAELEAAIALRGALADKRGTVAGRRALALVSDRSGTLPAITATAGEEVPDARHEESQSPPGGIPAFPPLQPPHDPSTLVTHRAVAPAPVMPNRKARGGLKGLARRNLVAAGAGALLAAVLGTVVTLGATSNNDANNPSDKVGVNPSASQGADDGSLGADVPKNDDGKGDTGTATSRPTDPGPDGTFGTSDDPTPTESAEPSDDPSGTKSPSSKPPSSTPKPPSTSASPTKPPSTSPTPTPSEPSGSPTPTTSPTPDPSTTPSTSDSASGPASSAPASASESSAPGTPSTSGSASGAVI, encoded by the coding sequence ATGGACCCGAACACCCGGGGACCCGAGGAGTACGGCCACGACGATGGGGGCACCTCCCGCTCGAGTGAATTCGAGAGTGGGGGAGGCGGCAACCCGTCGCGCCAGCGTCCGCCCCGGGACCCGCTCACACCCGGCCTCGGCCAGAGCCCGCCCGCCCTGGCCCGCACGGTGCAGCTGGTCTCCGGTGACCACCTGCTCACCGTCAACCCCGTCGACGGCAGCGAGATAGAGGCCTGCCCGCCGGGCGAACGGCCCGGCCGGCCGCGCAAGCTCAGTGCCGCCGAACGCGCCGAGACCGACCGCGCGGCCCGCCCGCCGGCCCCGTCCGGCCCCACCCCGCCCCGGCTGCCGCTGCTGGCCCGCCAGGACGAGCGTGAACGCCTCGTGCGGCTGCTCGCCCGCGGCCGCTCCGTCCGCCTCACCGGCCCCGCCGGATCGGGCCGCACCAGCCTCCTCGACGTCGTCGCCGAGGACTGCTCGGACCTCGCCCCCGACGGCGTCGTCCGCCTGAGCGGCTTCCACCGCAGCGCCGACGACCTCCTCCACGACCTCTTCTACGCCGTCTACGACGCCCCCCTGCACCGGCCCGGACACGAGGACCTGCTCGCCCTCGTCCGGGAGATCGGCGCGGTCGTCGTCCTCGACGACGTCGAGTTCGGCGGCGCCGCGCTCGACGACCTGCTCGAGGCCACCCCCGAGTGCGCCTTCCTCGTCGCCGCGACCCCGGACGTGCCCGCGCCGTCCGCCGACTCGGCCCTCGAAGAGGTCTTCCTCGGCGGTCTGGACCGGGCCGGGGGAGTGGAGCTCCTGGAGCGTGCCGTCGGCCGCGTCCTCACCGAGGACGAGGCCAACTGGGCCGGCGACCTCTGGTTCGAGTCCGAAGGGCTGCCGCTGCGGTTCGTGCAGGCCGGCGCCCTGCTCCGGCAGCGCGACGAGCTGCGCGCCAGCGCCGACGCGTTCGACGAGTTCGGCGTCTTCCAGGGCGCCCAGGTCGACGCCCCCTACGAGACCGGCGACGGCGATGACGTGCCGCTGCCCTCCCTCGCCGAGGGTGCCGCACCGGCCGCGCTGCTCGCCGGCCGGCTCAGCGAGTCGGCGCGCGACGCCCTGCGGTTCGCCGTGGCGCTCGGCGGTGAGGTGCCGCACCAGGCCCATCTGCCCGCCCTCGTCGGCGACACCCACGCCGACGCGGCGCTCGGTGAGCTGCTGAGCTGCGCCCTGATCACCCCGGTCGGCTCCCGCTACCGGCTCGCCGCGGGCGTCCGGACCCAGCTGGAGAACGCCGGGTACGGCGACGACACCGAGGACCGCGCCCTGGCCGCGGCCCGGCACTACGCCTGGTGGGCCGGGCACCCCTCGGTCACGCCCGAGCGGGTGTGCGCCGAGGCCGACGCCGTGCTCGCCGCCCTCACCGTGCTGGTGCCGGTCGCGGAGCCGTCCGACGAGGACGAGGAGAACGTCACCGTCCAGCTGGCCCGCACCGCCGCGCCCGCGTTCGCCGCCGGGCTGCACTGGAGCGCCTGGGAGCGCACCCTGCGCTTCGGCGCCGAGGCCGCCCGGGTCACCGGCGAGGTGGGTGAACAGGCCTACTTCCACCACGAGTTGGGCATCCTGGCGCTCTGCGCCGACCAGCTGGACCGGGCCCGCGCGGAGCTGGAGGCCGCCATCGCGCTGCGCGGCGCCCTCGCCGACAAGCGCGGCACCGTCGCCGGCCGCCGGGCCCTCGCGCTGGTCTCCGACCGGTCCGGCACGCTGCCGGCCATCACCGCGACCGCCGGCGAGGAGGTGCCCGACGCCCGCCACGAGGAGTCGCAGTCGCCGCCCGGCGGCATCCCGGCCTTCCCACCGCTCCAGCCGCCGCACGACCCCTCGACCCTGGTCACCCACCGGGCCGTGGCCCCCGCCCCCGTCATGCCCAACCGCAAGGCCCGCGGCGGCCTCAAGGGCCTCGCCCGGCGCAACCTCGTCGCGGCCGGCGCGGGCGCGCTCCTCGCCGCCGTGCTCGGCACGGTGGTGACGCTGGGCGCCACGTCCAACAACGACGCGAACAACCCGTCCGACAAGGTCGGCGTCAACCCGTCGGCCAGCCAGGGCGCCGACGACGGCAGCCTCGGCGCCGACGTCCCGAAGAACGACGACGGCAAGGGCGACACCGGCACGGCCACCAGCCGGCCGACCGACCCGGGCCCGGACGGTACGTTCGGTACGTCGGACGACCCGACGCCGACGGAGAGCGCGGAGCCCTCCGACGACCCGAGCGGGACGAAGTCGCCCAGCTCGAAGCCGCCGTCGTCGACGCCCAAGCCGCCGTCGACCTCGGCGTCCCCGACCAAGCCGCCGTCGACCTCGCCGACGCCGACGCCGTCCGAGCCCTCGGGTTCGCCGACGCCGACGACGAGCCCGACGCCGGACCCGTCGACCACGCCGTCCACGTCCGACTCCGCCAGCGGCCCGGCCTCCAGCGCGCCTGCCAGCGCCTCCGAGAGCAGCGCCCCCGGAACGCCGAGCACGTCCGGATCGGCGTCGGGCGCGGTCATCTGA
- the nucS gene encoding endonuclease NucS codes for MRLVIARCSVDYAGRLTAHLPSAPRLILVKADGSVSIHADDRAYKPLNWMSPPCTLKEGAGDEEGVWTVINKAGEKLIITMEEILHDSSHELGVDPGLIKDGVEAHLQELLADRIDTLGDGYTLIRREYMTAIGPVDILCRDADGQTVAVEIKRRGEIDGVEQLTRYLELLNRDPHLAPVRGIFAAQEIKPQARVLATDRGIGCTVLDYDALRGIEDDKLRLF; via the coding sequence ATGCGTCTCGTCATTGCCCGGTGCTCCGTCGACTACGCGGGCCGGCTCACCGCCCACCTCCCGTCCGCGCCCCGTCTGATCCTCGTGAAGGCGGACGGCAGCGTCTCGATCCACGCGGACGACCGGGCCTACAAGCCCCTGAACTGGATGTCGCCGCCCTGCACGTTGAAGGAGGGTGCGGGCGACGAAGAGGGCGTCTGGACCGTCATCAACAAGGCCGGCGAGAAGCTGATCATCACGATGGAGGAGATCCTCCACGACTCCTCGCACGAACTGGGCGTCGACCCGGGCCTGATCAAGGACGGCGTGGAAGCACACCTTCAGGAGCTCCTCGCGGACCGCATCGATACCCTCGGCGACGGCTACACCCTCATCCGCCGCGAGTACATGACCGCCATCGGCCCGGTCGACATCCTGTGCCGGGACGCCGACGGCCAGACCGTCGCGGTCGAGATCAAGCGGCGCGGCGAGATCGACGGCGTCGAGCAACTCACCCGCTACCTGGAGCTGTTGAACCGCGACCCGCATCTCGCCCCGGTCCGCGGCATCTTCGCCGCCCAGGAGATCAAGCCCCAGGCCCGCGTCCTCGCCACCGACCGCGGCATCGGCTGCACCGTCCTCGACTACGACGCCCTGCGCGGCATCGAGGACGACAAGCTGCGGCTGTTCTGA
- a CDS encoding SCO5389 family protein: MSLDVSPALLEKAERGEVDEAEFVDCVRTSLPYAWEMISSLVAQLKVDGGSFADNQTPPPDEQARGQLLRALASDAIRGALQRHFGVRLAFQNCHRVAVFPLDASVNETLARFTSVRSQLLNQSPEFRDC, encoded by the coding sequence ATGTCGCTCGACGTCTCACCGGCCCTACTCGAGAAGGCCGAGCGAGGCGAGGTCGACGAAGCGGAATTCGTCGACTGCGTCCGGACCTCCCTGCCCTACGCATGGGAGATGATCAGCTCCCTGGTGGCCCAGCTGAAGGTCGACGGCGGTTCCTTCGCCGACAACCAGACGCCCCCGCCGGACGAGCAGGCACGCGGTCAGCTGCTGCGTGCGCTCGCGAGTGACGCGATACGCGGCGCGCTGCAACGGCACTTCGGGGTACGGCTGGCGTTCCAGAACTGCCACCGGGTGGCGGTGTTCCCGCTGGACGCCTCGGTGAACGAGACGCTGGCCCGCTTCACCTCGGTCCGCAGTCAACTGCTGAACCAGTCCCCGGAGTTCCGGGACTGCTGA
- a CDS encoding LLM class flavin-dependent oxidoreductase: protein MRVGSFVLAAQFPGQGQGEALHRAVRSAEVAEEAGLDSVWLAEHHFVPYGTCPSAITLAALLLGRTRRLRVGTAVSVLPTAHPVALGEQAALLHLTSGGRFSLGVGRGGPWVDLEVFGSGLAAYEKGFPESLDLLVRWLRDPSVSADGERYRFREVPVVPRPSEALTEADGPEVIVACTSPASVRLAAERGLPMLLGMHVGDEEKAEMVGLWRKHARAAGRSPDEIALAAHVSAGVCQIADKRTDAVEALVKAMPGWLRQGLEAHVTVDGRHRSMRDPVAYTELLCGLHPVGTPRLCADRLAATSERTGISRFALLVEGSGDLAATEENVRRLGAEVLPHLG, encoded by the coding sequence ATGCGCGTTGGAAGTTTCGTGTTGGCCGCCCAGTTCCCGGGACAGGGCCAGGGGGAGGCGCTGCACCGCGCGGTCCGCTCGGCCGAGGTCGCCGAGGAAGCGGGCCTGGACTCGGTCTGGCTGGCCGAGCACCACTTCGTGCCGTACGGCACCTGCCCGTCGGCGATCACCCTGGCCGCGTTACTGCTGGGCCGCACCCGCCGGCTCCGCGTCGGCACCGCCGTCAGCGTGCTGCCCACCGCCCACCCGGTGGCCCTGGGCGAGCAGGCCGCGCTGCTGCACCTCACCTCGGGCGGACGCTTCTCGCTGGGCGTCGGGCGCGGCGGGCCGTGGGTCGACCTGGAGGTGTTCGGGTCCGGGCTCGCGGCCTACGAGAAGGGGTTCCCGGAATCACTCGATCTGCTGGTGCGCTGGCTGCGCGACCCGTCTGTCTCGGCCGACGGCGAGCGCTACCGCTTCCGTGAGGTCCCCGTCGTACCGCGCCCGTCCGAGGCGCTGACAGAAGCGGACGGCCCTGAGGTGATCGTCGCCTGCACATCCCCGGCGAGCGTGCGGCTGGCGGCCGAGCGCGGGCTGCCGATGCTGCTCGGGATGCATGTCGGGGACGAGGAGAAGGCGGAGATGGTCGGCCTGTGGCGCAAGCACGCGCGCGCGGCGGGCCGTTCGCCGGACGAGATCGCGCTCGCCGCCCATGTCTCCGCCGGTGTCTGCCAGATCGCCGACAAGCGCACGGACGCCGTGGAGGCGCTGGTGAAGGCGATGCCGGGCTGGCTGCGGCAGGGCCTGGAGGCCCATGTGACGGTCGACGGCCGCCATCGCTCGATGCGCGATCCGGTGGCGTACACCGAACTGCTCTGCGGGCTGCACCCGGTGGGCACTCCCCGGCTGTGCGCCGACCGGCTCGCCGCCACCAGCGAGCGGACCGGCATCTCCCGCTTCGCCCTGCTCGTCGAGGGCTCGGGAGACCTCGCGGCCACCGAGGAGAACGTACGACGGCTGGGCGCCGAGGTGCTCCCCCACCTCGGCTGA
- a CDS encoding ATP/GTP-binding protein has protein sequence MSPRRNRPKGSDSGRSAEDDRSGRYGGWQSTESWQGEEWNVRHVAGASAQGKSYRCPGCDQLIPDGVPHVVAWPDHSGVDERRHWHKACWNAKDRRTTRVQRSRNAPRF, from the coding sequence GTGTCCCCGCGTCGCAACCGACCCAAGGGTTCCGATTCCGGCCGGAGCGCCGAGGACGACCGGTCCGGCCGGTACGGCGGCTGGCAGTCCACGGAGAGCTGGCAGGGCGAGGAGTGGAACGTCCGGCATGTGGCGGGCGCGAGTGCCCAGGGCAAGTCCTACCGCTGCCCGGGCTGCGACCAGCTGATCCCGGACGGCGTCCCGCACGTGGTGGCCTGGCCGGACCATTCCGGGGTGGACGAGCGCCGGCACTGGCACAAGGCGTGCTGGAACGCGAAGGACCGCCGCACCACGCGGGTGCAGCGGTCCCGTAACGCGCCGAGGTTCTAG
- a CDS encoding ABC transporter permease produces MSTPQPPMPQAAVPQPQPQMAQAPAPHWQSAPAGSYPTYTSPIPVVRTHLGHAIASEWTKIRSVRSTMWTLGVFILLVVGIGLLAAVVVSSSAGETDLAGENPLSFGFFGLLLGSMCIITLGVLTTASEYGTGMIRTTTTACPNRIRVLTAKAIVFFAVAFVVTFASALLVALADVALLDSSGVRDPSGGEWLKGTLGISLYLALLGLLSLVIGSIIRHSAGAITIMIGVVLAPLVIALFMFSSSLEKLREALFEYSIPNQLSVFYSNSLTESGPSGWDPLWIMLGVTAVAFAGACALLEKRDV; encoded by the coding sequence ATGAGTACGCCCCAGCCTCCGATGCCGCAGGCCGCCGTGCCCCAGCCTCAGCCTCAGATGGCGCAGGCGCCCGCGCCCCACTGGCAGTCGGCGCCCGCCGGCTCGTACCCGACGTACACCTCGCCGATCCCGGTGGTGCGCACGCACCTCGGGCACGCCATCGCCTCCGAGTGGACGAAGATCCGTTCCGTGCGGTCGACGATGTGGACGCTCGGGGTGTTCATCCTGCTCGTCGTCGGGATCGGTCTGCTCGCCGCCGTGGTGGTGTCGAGCAGCGCCGGCGAGACCGACCTCGCCGGGGAGAACCCGCTGTCGTTCGGCTTCTTCGGGCTGCTGCTCGGCAGCATGTGCATCATCACGCTCGGCGTGCTGACCACCGCCTCCGAGTACGGCACCGGCATGATCCGCACCACGACGACCGCCTGCCCGAACCGCATCCGGGTGCTGACCGCGAAGGCGATCGTCTTCTTCGCCGTCGCCTTCGTGGTGACCTTCGCCTCGGCGCTCCTGGTCGCCCTCGCGGACGTGGCCCTGCTGGACAGCAGCGGCGTGCGCGACCCCTCCGGCGGCGAATGGCTCAAGGGCACCCTCGGCATCTCGCTCTACCTGGCGCTGCTCGGCCTGCTCTCGCTCGTCATCGGCTCGATCATCCGGCACTCGGCGGGCGCGATCACCATCATGATCGGTGTGGTGCTGGCCCCGCTGGTCATCGCGCTGTTCATGTTCTCGTCCTCGCTGGAGAAGCTGCGCGAGGCCCTGTTCGAGTACTCCATCCCGAACCAGCTGAGCGTCTTCTACTCCAACTCGCTCACCGAGTCCGGCCCGTCCGGCTGGGACCCGCTGTGGATCATGCTCGGCGTGACGGCCGTCGCGTTCGCCGGCGCCTGCGCCCTGCTGGAGAAGCGGGACGTCTGA
- a CDS encoding ABC transporter ATP-binding protein: MIEAVGLTKQYGDKTAVYNLSFQVRPGAVTGFLGPNGSGKSTTMRMILGLDNPTSGQVTIGGYPYRKLPNAPRQVGALLDAKAVHGGRHARNHLLCLAQLSGIPARRVDEVLGVVGLQDVARKRSKGFSLGMGQRLGIAAALLGDPQVLLFDEPVNGLDPEGILWVRNLMKALAAEGRTVFVSSHLMSEMALTADHLIVIGRGQLLADMSVNDFIAANSAGFARVRTPDTEPQLREKLTSALTEAGGHVLPEQDGALRITGLPLPRISDIAHDTDVRLWELSPHSASLEEAYMRMTQGAVDYRSTIDQKAGLMQPVPPGAQPPMPVPGQGQPDWYAPPPPQQQFAPQDQQTPGPYGASQPPAGPYAAPGAPGTPAGPYGAQAPAAPAANPYAPVAPQAPVQAPGLTKQPAAAPAPAGAPQQPPAAAAPAQPAAPAPTADAAPVSAAGAAPTPPAADLTKPEDAR, from the coding sequence ATGATCGAGGCAGTCGGCCTGACCAAGCAATATGGCGACAAGACCGCTGTGTACAACCTTTCCTTCCAGGTGCGGCCCGGTGCCGTCACCGGCTTCCTGGGCCCCAACGGCTCGGGCAAGTCGACGACGATGCGGATGATCCTGGGCCTGGACAACCCCACCTCGGGGCAGGTGACGATCGGCGGCTACCCGTACCGCAAGCTGCCGAACGCCCCCCGCCAGGTCGGCGCGCTCCTCGACGCCAAGGCGGTCCACGGCGGCCGGCACGCCCGCAACCACCTCCTCTGCCTCGCCCAGCTCTCCGGCATCCCGGCCCGCCGGGTGGACGAGGTGCTCGGTGTGGTCGGCCTCCAGGACGTGGCGCGGAAACGTTCCAAGGGCTTCTCCCTCGGCATGGGCCAGCGGCTCGGCATCGCCGCCGCGCTCCTCGGCGACCCGCAGGTCCTGCTCTTCGACGAGCCGGTCAACGGCCTCGACCCCGAGGGCATCCTCTGGGTGCGCAACCTGATGAAGGCGCTGGCCGCGGAGGGCCGTACGGTCTTCGTCTCCTCGCACCTCATGAGCGAGATGGCGCTGACCGCCGACCACCTGATCGTCATCGGGCGCGGCCAGCTGCTGGCCGACATGAGCGTGAACGACTTCATCGCGGCGAACTCCGCGGGCTTCGCGCGGGTCCGCACCCCCGACACCGAGCCGCAGCTGCGCGAGAAGCTGACGTCCGCGCTGACGGAGGCCGGCGGCCATGTGCTGCCCGAGCAGGACGGCGCGCTGCGGATCACCGGACTCCCGCTCCCCCGCATCAGCGACATCGCCCACGACACCGACGTACGGCTGTGGGAGCTGTCGCCGCACTCCGCCTCGCTGGAGGAGGCGTACATGCGGATGACGCAGGGGGCCGTCGACTACCGCTCGACCATCGACCAGAAGGCCGGGCTCATGCAGCCCGTGCCGCCCGGCGCCCAGCCCCCGATGCCGGTCCCCGGCCAGGGCCAGCCCGACTGGTACGCCCCGCCGCCGCCCCAGCAGCAGTTCGCTCCGCAGGACCAGCAGACGCCGGGCCCGTACGGCGCCTCGCAGCCCCCAGCGGGCCCGTACGCGGCTCCGGGCGCCCCCGGCACGCCCGCCGGTCCTTACGGTGCCCAGGCCCCGGCCGCTCCGGCCGCGAACCCGTACGCCCCCGTGGCGCCGCAGGCCCCCGTCCAGGCCCCCGGCCTCACCAAGCAGCCCGCGGCGGCCCCGGCGCCGGCAGGTGCCCCGCAGCAGCCCCCGGCGGCCGCGGCCCCCGCGCAGCCCGCCGCCCCGGCACCCACCGCCGACGCCGCCCCGGTCTCCGCCGCCGGTGCCGCGCCCACCCCGCCCGCCGCCGACCTGACCAAGCCCGAGGACGCCCGATGA
- a CDS encoding ABC transporter permease subunit: MAAAQVVRSEWTKIRSVASTVWTLSLAVVVTLALGMLISALSKNEFDKMSRKDQLSFDPTFISFAGMSLGQLAMIVFGVLVVSNEYSTGMIRTSLAAVPQRGTFLFSKIGVATGLCLVVGLVTSFVAFFLGQAMLGEHRAHIGDEGVLRAVIGGGLYMTLIAMFSMGVAVMLRSPMLSLGILMPFFFLISNILGNVSATKKIGRYLPDQAGSKIMQVVTPIDDDTPYGPWGGLAIMVLWVAAAIAGGYLLLKKRDA, from the coding sequence ATGGCGGCAGCCCAGGTCGTCCGGTCCGAGTGGACCAAGATCCGGTCGGTGGCGTCCACGGTGTGGACGCTCTCCCTCGCCGTGGTCGTCACCCTCGCGCTCGGCATGCTGATCTCGGCCCTGTCGAAGAACGAGTTCGACAAGATGAGCCGCAAGGACCAGCTCTCCTTCGACCCGACCTTCATCAGCTTCGCCGGGATGAGCCTCGGCCAGCTCGCGATGATCGTGTTCGGGGTGCTGGTGGTGTCCAACGAGTACAGCACCGGCATGATCCGCACCTCGCTGGCCGCCGTACCGCAGCGCGGCACCTTCCTGTTCAGCAAGATCGGGGTCGCGACCGGCCTCTGTCTCGTCGTCGGCCTCGTCACCAGCTTCGTCGCGTTCTTCCTCGGGCAGGCCATGCTCGGCGAACACCGGGCGCACATCGGCGACGAGGGCGTGCTGCGCGCGGTGATCGGCGGCGGGCTCTACATGACCCTCATCGCGATGTTCTCCATGGGCGTCGCCGTGATGCTGCGCTCGCCGATGCTGTCGCTGGGCATCCTGATGCCGTTCTTCTTCCTGATCTCCAACATCCTCGGCAATGTCTCGGCCACCAAGAAGATCGGCCGGTACCTGCCCGACCAGGCCGGCAGCAAGATCATGCAGGTGGTCACGCCGATCGACGACGACACCCCGTACGGCCCCTGGGGCGGGCTCGCGATCATGGTGCTGTGGGTGGCGGCGGCGATCGCGGGCGGGTACCTGCTGCTGAAGAAGAGAGATGCCTGA
- a CDS encoding ABC transporter ATP-binding protein — translation MIELEGLTKRYGEKVAVNNLTFTVRPGIVTGFLGPNGAGKSTTMRMMLGLDRPTAGDVRIDGKHYDRLKDPLKYIGALLDAKAMHGGRSAFNHLLCLAQSNGIPRARVDEVLDTVGLTAVAKKKAKGFSLGMGQRLGIAGALLGDPRILMFDEPVNGLDPEGIHWIRNLMKSLAAQGRTVFVSSHLMSEMALTADHLVVIGQGRLLADTSMAEFIEQNSRSYVRIRSPQRERLLDVLHGAGITVVETGSGALEVDGGKPEHIGELAAQHQIVLHELSPQQASLEEAFMQLTAESVEYHAHTDPPQEQQPWGDGWKGN, via the coding sequence ATGATCGAGCTCGAGGGCCTGACCAAGCGGTACGGCGAGAAGGTCGCGGTCAACAACCTGACCTTCACCGTCAGACCCGGCATCGTCACCGGCTTCCTCGGTCCCAACGGCGCCGGCAAGTCGACGACGATGCGCATGATGCTCGGCCTCGACCGGCCCACCGCCGGCGACGTCCGCATCGACGGCAAGCACTACGACCGCCTGAAGGACCCCCTCAAGTACATCGGCGCCCTGCTGGACGCCAAGGCCATGCACGGCGGGCGCAGCGCCTTCAACCACCTTCTCTGCCTCGCGCAGAGCAACGGCATCCCGCGCGCCCGGGTCGACGAGGTGCTCGACACCGTCGGCCTGACCGCCGTCGCGAAGAAGAAGGCCAAGGGGTTCTCGCTCGGCATGGGACAGCGGCTCGGCATCGCGGGCGCGCTGCTCGGCGATCCGCGCATCCTGATGTTCGACGAGCCGGTGAACGGGCTCGACCCCGAGGGCATCCACTGGATCCGCAATCTGATGAAATCGCTGGCCGCGCAGGGCCGGACGGTGTTCGTCTCCAGTCACCTGATGAGCGAGATGGCGCTGACCGCCGACCACCTCGTCGTCATCGGTCAGGGCCGGCTGCTCGCCGACACGTCCATGGCCGAGTTCATCGAGCAGAACTCGCGGTCGTACGTCCGCATCCGCTCGCCCCAGCGTGAACGGCTGCTGGACGTGCTGCACGGAGCCGGGATCACCGTCGTGGAGACCGGCTCCGGCGCGCTGGAGGTCGACGGCGGCAAGCCCGAGCACATCGGTGAGCTGGCCGCGCAGCACCAGATCGTGCTGCACGAGCTCAGCCCCCAGCAGGCCTCCCTGGAGGAGGCGTTCATGCAGCTGACCGCCGAGTCGGTCGAGTACCACGCGCATACCGACCCCCCGCAGGAGCAACAGCCCTGGGGCGACGGCTGGAAGGGGAACTGA
- a CDS encoding cellulose-binding protein: MSDTSPYGFELVRRGYDRAQVDERISKLVSDRDSALTRITALEKRIEELHLETQNAQAQVSDAEPSYAGLGARVEKILRLAEEEAKDLREEARRAAEQHRELAESAAQQVRNDAESFAAERKAKAEDEGVRIVEKAKSDASQLRAEAQKDAQSKREEADALFEETRAKAAQAAADFETNLAKRREQSERDLASRQQKAEKRLAEIEHRAEQLRLEAEKLRTDAERRARQTVETAQRQAEDIVADANAKADRIRSESERELAALTNRRDSINAQLTNVREMLATLTGAAVAAAGSPATDDEPISRGVPAQQSR; this comes from the coding sequence ATGAGCGACACTTCCCCCTACGGCTTCGAGCTTGTGCGGCGTGGGTACGACCGCGCTCAGGTGGACGAACGTATCTCCAAGCTCGTCTCCGACCGTGACAGCGCTCTCACCCGCATCACCGCTCTGGAAAAGCGCATCGAGGAGCTCCACCTCGAGACGCAGAACGCCCAGGCTCAGGTAAGCGACGCGGAGCCGTCGTACGCCGGTCTCGGCGCGCGTGTCGAGAAGATCCTCCGCCTCGCCGAGGAAGAGGCCAAGGACCTGCGCGAGGAGGCCCGTCGCGCGGCCGAGCAGCACCGCGAGCTGGCCGAGTCCGCGGCCCAGCAGGTGCGCAACGACGCGGAGTCGTTCGCCGCGGAGCGCAAGGCCAAGGCCGAGGACGAAGGCGTCCGGATCGTCGAGAAGGCCAAGAGCGACGCTTCGCAGCTGCGTGCCGAGGCCCAGAAGGACGCGCAGTCCAAGCGCGAGGAGGCGGACGCCCTCTTCGAGGAGACCCGCGCCAAGGCCGCTCAGGCCGCCGCGGACTTCGAGACCAACCTGGCCAAGCGTCGCGAGCAGTCGGAGCGCGACCTCGCGTCCCGTCAGCAGAAGGCCGAGAAGCGCCTCGCGGAGATCGAGCACCGCGCGGAGCAGCTCCGCCTGGAGGCCGAGAAGCTGCGCACGGACGCCGAGCGCCGCGCCCGCCAGACGGTGGAGACGGCTCAGCGTCAGGCCGAGGACATCGTCGCGGACGCGAACGCCAAGGCCGACCGCATCCGTTCGGAATCCGAGCGCGAGCTGGCCGCCCTCACCAACCGCCGCGACTCGATCAACGCCCAGCTCACGAACGTCCGCGAGATGCTCGCGACGCTCACGGGCGCGGCCGTGGCCGCCGCCGGCTCCCCGGCGACGGACGACGAGCCGATCTCCCGTGGAGTTCCGGCTCAGCAGTCCCGGTAA